Proteins from one Candidatus Saccharimonadales bacterium genomic window:
- a CDS encoding histidine phosphatase family protein — MKLLYVRHGKTQGNVDKSYIGRIESPLLKEGIEDAKKVGKQIHSSGERIDVIYTSKSKRQLDTAQIIATEIGYPADKIVITDLLLERAGGDFEGKPQSEFFAMSEEKQIEAGAESFKDLADRAVAIVERAEAEYPNGTVLLVSSAAIGEMIRAMIKYSDHTRMFDDGPMPNTELVQLI; from the coding sequence ATGAAACTTCTGTATGTACGGCATGGCAAGACCCAAGGAAACGTAGACAAGAGCTACATAGGGCGTATTGAGTCGCCCCTTCTAAAAGAAGGCATCGAAGACGCAAAGAAGGTTGGCAAGCAGATCCACTCATCAGGTGAGCGTATAGATGTGATATATACCTCGAAGTCAAAGAGGCAACTTGATACGGCACAGATTATTGCTACGGAAATTGGCTATCCGGCAGACAAGATTGTCATTACTGATCTTCTCTTGGAGCGTGCTGGTGGCGACTTCGAAGGCAAACCACAATCAGAATTCTTTGCCATGAGTGAAGAGAAGCAGATAGAGGCGGGGGCTGAATCGTTTAAGGATTTAGCCGATCGTGCCGTAGCGATAGTGGAGCGTGCCGAAGCTGAGTACCCTAACGGAACGGTGTTACTTGTTAGTTCCGCTGCAATTGGCGAGATGATACGGGCGATGATTAAGTATAGTGATCACACCCGAATGTTTGATGATGGGCCGATGCCTAATACTGAACTCGTGCAACTTATTTAA
- a CDS encoding pyridoxamine 5'-phosphate oxidase family protein, whose product MDVESVIRKQVASGQMMQVATVDRDQPWICTVYYVPDDKLNLYWISTTDRRHSRELANHHKVAGAIPIRFSYGQPVAGVQLEGDARLISDPTEIKEAIRLYADRFKRSEEWCADFLAGKNPHKLYRIKPILFVLFDEEAFPEDTRREWRPAPYPTQ is encoded by the coding sequence ATGGATGTCGAATCAGTTATCCGAAAACAGGTAGCCTCTGGTCAAATGATGCAGGTAGCCACCGTTGATAGGGACCAGCCCTGGATCTGCACTGTCTACTATGTGCCAGATGACAAGCTCAACCTCTATTGGATAAGTACCACTGACAGAAGACACAGTAGGGAACTTGCTAATCACCATAAGGTGGCTGGGGCCATCCCCATACGATTTAGTTATGGTCAGCCAGTAGCTGGTGTGCAGCTTGAAGGTGATGCGCGGTTAATTTCAGACCCTACTGAAATAAAAGAAGCGATAAGACTCTACGCCGATCGATTTAAGAGAAGCGAGGAGTGGTGCGCGGACTTTTTAGCAGGTAAAAATCCCCACAAACTATATCGCATCAAGCCGATACTCTTCGTCCTTTTTGATGAAGAAGCCTTTCCTGAGGATACACGCAGGGAGTGGAGGCCTGCTCCCTATCCGACTCAGTGA